The genomic interval TCACGACACCGCTTACAGACCGGGCGGTTTCGGCGCACGTCTCCCGGTCGAGGCCGGGAGTACGACAAACGAAGAGCACGTGAAGCTGGAGGCCCGCTTTATCGTAATCGATCTCCGGATAGTATCCTCGGATGACGCCCTCGTCTTCCATCTTTTCGATCCGGTTTCGTATCGTACCGGCCGACACGCCCACTCGATTCGCCATTTCGCGCATCGCGATCCGGCGGGAGTTCTGCTGGAGAAGATACAGAATCGCTTTGTTCACGTCGTCTAACTTCATTGGTCACGAGTTCGAAGTTGCAGGAGCCAATGATCATATTTTCCCCAAACTGTCATGGTACGGTTTGGAATTAGCAATTTACGGACGGAATAATCG from Natrinema salifodinae carries:
- a CDS encoding Lrp/AsnC family transcriptional regulator, with protein sequence MKLDDVNKAILYLLQQNSRRIAMREMANRVGVSAGTIRNRIEKMEDEGVIRGYYPEIDYDKAGLQLHVLFVCRTPGLDRETCAETARSVSGVVSVREVLNGRDNVQIEAIGTDTDDIARVNDELHELGLTVVNSSVLKSSHVQPFDHFGKQVVDEANDNELS